A single region of the Triticum dicoccoides isolate Atlit2015 ecotype Zavitan chromosome 2B, WEW_v2.0, whole genome shotgun sequence genome encodes:
- the LOC119361292 gene encoding putative cyclin-dependent kinase F-2 produces the protein MTTVASRVASICELIDNLAAGTTLSARRVAAISAMIDEVAQGRRRRTTRKRRMGNSRCYEQVCTLGGGTFGVVVKARHRATGQTVAVKTLRSLPTQESVGELLREACFMAACSGHPSLVALRGVVRTPGTKGCKDYFLVMEYVGRNLYEVLRERIERGGQPYPEADVLCIVRQLLAGVETMHRNGVVHRDIKPENILVAQHSGSGGNIVKIGDYGLALSTAEQEDGTAGTRHYMAPEVLLEKPDRDTLVDIWSIGCVMAELLTGKTLFKGDDKADQLHKIFDLLGVPGERASGPAFNSPLLGEEVQLWRARQRSAAGPKNRLRKLFPKALLSKEGFEVLRGLLACNPLRRLDAAAALRLPWFADTGGMPVAAVQEISAPTTRARG, from the coding sequence ATGACGACGGTCGCCTCCCGAGTCGCTTCCATCTGCGAATTGATCGACAACTTAGCCGCTGGTACAACTCTGAGCGCCAGGCGAGTTGCCGCCATCTCCGCCATGATCGACGAGGTCgcccagggaaggaggaggaggaccacGAGGAAGCGACGCATGGGCAACTCTCGCTGCTACGAGCAGGTGTGCACGCTCGGCGGCGGCACGTTCGGCGTCGTCGTCaaggcgcgccaccgcgccaccggCCAGACCGTCGCTGTGAAGACTCTCCGCAGCTTGCCCACCCAAGAATCGGTCGGTGAGCTCCTTCGGGAGGCCTGCTTCATGGCGGCCTGCAGCGGCCACCCCTCCCTCGTTGCTCTGCGTGGCGTCGTGCGCACACCCGGCACCAAGGGATGCAAGGACTACTTCCTCGTGATGGAATACGTCGGGCGCAACCTGTACGAGGTCCTCCGTGAGCGCATCGAACGCGGTGGCCAACCGTACCCAGAGGCTGACGTGCTCTGCATCGTGCGGCAGTTGCTAGCCGGCGTGGAGACGATGCACAGGAACGGCGTCGTGCACCGCGACATCAAGCCGGAAAACATTCTCGTCGCCCAGCACAGTGGCAGCGGCGGCAACATCGTCAAGATTGGAGACTACGGGCTGGCGCTCTCCACGGCCGAGCAGGAAGACGGCACGGCCGGAACGAGGCATTACATGGCGCCGGAAGTGCTGCTCGAGAAACCGGACCGCGACACGCTCGTCGACATCTGGTCCATCGGCTGCGTGATGGCGGAGCTCCTCACCGGAAAGACGTTGTTCAAGGGGGACGACAAAGCCGATCAGCTCCACAAGATCTTCGACCTGCTCGGCGTGCCAGGCGAGAGAGCGTCGGGGCCCGCCTTCAACTCGCCGCTCCTCGGAGAGGAGGTGCAGCTATGGCGAGCGCGGCAACGGTCCGCTGCTGGGCCCAAGAACCGGCTGCGCAAGCTGTTCCCCAAGGCGCTGCTATCCAAGGAAGGGTTCGAGGTCCTCCGGGGCCTCCTTGCGTGCAATCCCCTCAGGCGGCTGGATGCGGCCGCCGCTCTCCGACTTCCGTGGTTCGCTGACACAGGCGGCATGCCGGTCGCCGCTGTTCAGGAGATCTCAGCACCAACCACGAGGGCCCGAGGCTGA